The Micromonospora sp. NBC_01740 genome includes a window with the following:
- a CDS encoding GGDEF domain-containing protein: MGWLDRVTDQVDALTRARALQESSRSAEAYAILDRVVATTTDPYARADALVQRLSAVINLGRTAEYTRAVEEASTAVRDLAEPYLLGHLNALAALAAHHQGALDRCVTHLVKAARALGAVADPDRDTAWGWHDLAMAYSYLSFHGYALGAIERARQLGSAAEIPEETFAAPGIRLRNAVALDHNGDSDGCLRVLRDVAADLDRFLGSGRAGKLRPSSLAAYGYAAARRAALGDRWDVAPQAGPARLLGHGGDSARARDMRQLGQVCLAVAEGRPIEAVTRLDTVQVSTETLGAAEPARLRSIALARAGDHAGAHRADRLAFRLAAQRNDRLRDVYIDGIAARIDHEEMRREAARFEGEALTDPLTGLPNRRRLERYIATLVAHGDRVVIGVCDLDGFKAVNTRHGHHSGDLVLQRIAGVINRVMRRGDFVARYGGDEFVVVLPGAGMTEAAEVGRRIDAAVRTEDWESLVPGTPVGVSVGFAEVGATGPGLRDALGTAFEAADRAMLAAKTRPRAS; this comes from the coding sequence GGGCCCTCCAGGAGTCCAGCCGCTCCGCCGAGGCGTACGCCATCCTCGACCGGGTCGTCGCCACCACCACCGACCCGTACGCGCGGGCCGACGCCCTGGTGCAGCGCCTCTCCGCGGTGATCAACCTCGGGCGGACGGCGGAGTACACCCGGGCCGTCGAGGAGGCCTCCACCGCCGTCCGCGACCTCGCCGAGCCCTACCTGCTCGGGCACCTCAACGCGCTGGCCGCCCTCGCCGCGCACCACCAGGGCGCGCTGGACCGCTGCGTCACCCACCTGGTGAAGGCCGCCCGGGCGTTGGGCGCGGTGGCGGACCCCGACCGGGACACCGCGTGGGGCTGGCACGACCTGGCGATGGCCTACTCGTACCTCAGCTTCCACGGCTACGCCCTCGGCGCCATCGAACGGGCGCGGCAGCTCGGCAGCGCCGCCGAGATCCCGGAGGAGACCTTCGCCGCCCCCGGGATCCGGCTGCGCAACGCCGTCGCCCTGGACCACAACGGCGACAGCGACGGCTGCCTGCGGGTACTGCGCGACGTCGCCGCCGACCTGGACCGGTTCCTGGGCAGCGGACGGGCCGGCAAGCTGCGCCCCAGCAGCCTGGCCGCGTACGGCTACGCCGCCGCCCGGCGGGCGGCCCTCGGCGACCGGTGGGACGTCGCCCCGCAGGCCGGCCCGGCCCGGCTGCTCGGCCACGGCGGCGACAGCGCCCGCGCCCGCGACATGCGCCAGCTCGGCCAGGTCTGCCTGGCCGTCGCCGAGGGACGGCCGATCGAGGCCGTCACCCGGCTGGACACCGTCCAGGTCTCCACGGAGACGCTGGGCGCGGCCGAACCGGCCCGGCTGCGCAGCATCGCCCTGGCCCGCGCCGGCGACCACGCGGGTGCGCACCGGGCCGACCGGCTGGCGTTCCGGCTGGCCGCCCAGCGCAACGACCGGCTCCGCGACGTCTACATCGACGGCATCGCCGCCCGCATCGACCACGAGGAGATGCGCCGCGAGGCGGCCCGCTTCGAGGGCGAGGCGTTGACCGACCCGCTGACCGGGCTGCCCAACCGGCGGCGGCTGGAGCGCTACATCGCCACCCTGGTCGCCCACGGCGACCGGGTGGTCATCGGCGTCTGCGACCTGGACGGCTTCAAGGCCGTCAACACCCGGCACGGGCACCACTCCGGCGACCTGGTGCTCCAGCGCATCGCCGGGGTGATCAACCGGGTGATGCGCCGGGGCGACTTCGTGGCCCGCTACGGCGGGGACGAGTTCGTGGTGGTGCTGCCCGGCGCCGGAATGACCGAGGCGGCCGAGGTGGGCCGCCGCATCGACGCCGCGGTGCGCACCGAGGACTGGGAGTCACTGGTCCCCGGCACGCCGGTCGGGGTCAGCGTCGGCTTCGCCGAGGTGGGCGCCACCGGTCCCGGCCTGCGCGACGCCCTCGGCACCGCGTTCGAGGCCGCCGACCGCGCGATGCTGGCGGCGAAGACCCGCCCCCGTGCCTCCTGA
- the prfA gene encoding peptide chain release factor 1, giving the protein MSSERLAALLDEYAELEKRLADPAIHADQNTARRVGRRYAELVPLHKAAGELEQARADLAAARELVAEDASFAAEAESIAESLPALEQRLAELLIPRDPHDAKDVIVEIKAGEGGEESALFAGDLLRMYTRYAERRGWLTEVIDAQDSDLGGVKDVSLAIKTKGVPEGGNGVWSRLKWEGGVHRVQRVPVTESQGRIHTSAAGVLVLPEAEDVDVTIDPNELRIDVFRSSGPGGQSVNTTDSAVRITHVPTGIVVSCQNEKSQLQNREQAMRILRARLLAAAQEQADAAASDARKAQVRTVDRSERIRTYNFPQNRITDHRIGYTAYNLDLALAGDLDAVLDALAEADRAARLAGDTELTRR; this is encoded by the coding sequence ATGAGCAGCGAGCGCCTGGCCGCCCTCCTCGACGAGTACGCCGAGTTGGAGAAGCGGCTGGCGGACCCGGCCATCCACGCCGACCAGAACACCGCCCGCCGGGTCGGCCGCCGGTACGCCGAGCTGGTCCCGCTGCACAAGGCGGCCGGGGAGCTGGAGCAGGCCCGCGCCGACCTCGCCGCCGCCCGGGAGCTGGTCGCCGAGGACGCGTCCTTCGCCGCTGAGGCCGAGTCGATCGCGGAGAGCCTGCCGGCGCTGGAGCAGCGGCTGGCGGAGCTGCTGATCCCGCGCGACCCGCACGACGCCAAGGACGTGATCGTCGAGATCAAGGCGGGCGAGGGCGGCGAGGAGTCCGCGCTGTTCGCCGGCGACCTGCTGCGGATGTACACCCGCTACGCGGAGCGGCGCGGTTGGCTCACCGAGGTGATCGACGCCCAGGACTCGGACCTGGGTGGGGTGAAGGACGTCTCGCTGGCGATCAAGACCAAGGGTGTGCCCGAGGGCGGCAACGGCGTCTGGTCCCGGCTCAAGTGGGAGGGCGGCGTGCACCGGGTGCAGCGCGTACCGGTCACCGAGTCGCAGGGCCGCATCCACACGAGCGCCGCCGGGGTGCTGGTGCTGCCGGAGGCCGAGGACGTCGACGTCACCATCGACCCGAACGAGCTGCGCATCGACGTGTTCCGCTCGTCGGGGCCCGGCGGCCAGTCGGTGAACACCACCGACTCGGCGGTACGGATCACGCACGTGCCGACGGGCATCGTGGTCTCCTGCCAGAACGAGAAGTCCCAGTTGCAGAACCGGGAGCAGGCGATGCGGATCCTGCGCGCCCGGCTGCTGGCGGCGGCCCAGGAGCAGGCCGACGCGGCCGCCTCGGACGCCCGCAAGGCGCAGGTGCGCACCGTGGACCGCTCCGAGCGGATCCGCACCTACAACTTCCCGCAGAACCGGATCACCGACCACCGGATCGGCTACACCGCGTACAACCTGGACCTGGCGCTCGCCGGTGACCTGGACGCGGTCCTCGACGCCCTCGCCGAGGCCGATCGCGCCGCCCGCCTGGCCGGCGACACCGAGCTGACCCGCCGCTGA
- the rpmE gene encoding 50S ribosomal protein L31, whose translation MKSNIHPEYVTTEVSCSCGNTFTTRSTAKGGSIHVETCSACHPFYTGKQRVLDTAGRVAKFQQKYAKVQAKKAK comes from the coding sequence ATGAAGTCCAACATCCACCCGGAGTACGTGACCACCGAGGTCAGCTGCTCCTGCGGTAACACGTTCACCACCCGCAGCACCGCCAAGGGCGGCTCGATCCACGTCGAGACCTGCAGCGCCTGCCACCCGTTCTACACCGGCAAGCAGCGCGTCCTGGACACCGCGGGCCGGGTGGCGAAGTTCCAGCAGAAGTACGCCAAGGTTCAGGCCAAGAAGGCCAAGTAG
- a CDS encoding phosphatase domain-containing protein, with protein sequence MARLIATRGLPASGKTTFARTLQPSVVRVNRDDLRRMLHGERLFTQWAEWQVTVVQRAQVEALLRVHADVCVDDTNLRSRTLRDWADLAARHGAGFEVHDFTDVPLAECLRRDAARPEADRVGEAWIRRLHERYLEGRTLPLPVPQARTGRPATVHAPSTEPPEIVLVDIDGTVALNVSRSPYDMTRVAEDEPNPAVIAAVRAMHAAGYGVVFCSGRDATARAATEAWLARHVRVPYLGLHLRAVGDSRKDSVVKREIYEREIADRYRVVGVFDDRQQVVRMWRALGLTVFQVAEGDF encoded by the coding sequence ATGGCCCGCCTGATCGCCACCCGGGGACTGCCCGCCTCCGGCAAGACCACGTTCGCCCGGACCCTCCAGCCCTCCGTGGTCCGCGTCAACCGCGACGACCTGCGCCGCATGCTGCACGGCGAGCGGCTGTTCACCCAGTGGGCGGAGTGGCAGGTCACCGTCGTGCAGCGGGCGCAGGTCGAGGCGCTGCTGCGGGTCCACGCCGACGTCTGCGTCGACGACACCAACCTGCGGTCGCGGACCCTGCGCGACTGGGCCGACCTGGCCGCCCGGCACGGCGCCGGGTTCGAGGTGCACGACTTCACCGACGTGCCGCTGGCGGAGTGCCTGCGCCGCGACGCCGCCCGCCCCGAGGCCGACCGGGTCGGCGAGGCGTGGATCCGCCGGCTGCACGAGCGCTACCTGGAAGGTCGTACGCTGCCGCTGCCCGTGCCGCAGGCCCGGACGGGGCGGCCCGCCACGGTGCACGCCCCGTCGACCGAGCCGCCGGAGATCGTCCTGGTGGACATCGACGGCACGGTCGCGCTGAACGTCTCGCGCAGCCCGTACGACATGACCCGGGTCGCCGAGGACGAGCCCAACCCGGCGGTGATCGCGGCGGTCCGGGCGATGCACGCCGCCGGATACGGCGTGGTGTTCTGCTCGGGCCGGGACGCCACCGCGCGCGCCGCCACCGAGGCGTGGCTGGCCCGGCACGTCCGGGTCCCCTACCTCGGCCTGCACCTGCGCGCCGTCGGCGACAGCCGGAAGGACTCCGTGGTCAAGCGGGAGATCTACGAGCGCGAGATCGCCGACCGCTACCGGGTGGTCGGCGTCTTCGACGACCGTCAGCAGGTGGTGCGGATGTGGCGCGCCCTCGGCCTCACCGTCTTCCAGGTGGCCGAGGGCGACTTCTGA
- a CDS encoding phosphodiester glycosidase family protein, producing MRTRRRSARLAGVLLLTPLLTLAGTVPANAGAPAPATDPSLTAAEDAPRASSYSAGSVTLAGDPAASMSAAAAPTGVEPAGGLETAKTTRPVAPGLNLTSFDRYDADGWLRADALTADLTGGLTVDYVNSGAVSRAEPLRGAVDAARAVAAVNGDFFDINNSGAAQGVGVRDGQLVQSAVSGHRNAVAITTEGLGRVIEVNFDGTATLPTGPVTLTQFNNMIQANGIGVFTALWGSYTRQRAVEGAARVTEVTVVDGRVATVAGTAGSGAVPAGTTVLLGRDAGADALAGLRPGDAVTVAYRPKPADGSNLHAAVGGGNVLVRDGVVQSIADASLAPRTSVGFSADGRRMIMMTVDGRQVDSRGVTQTEMGRMMAELGAHHALNLDGGGSSTLLAREPGAAAVQVENSPSDGSERAVPNGLAIYAPKGSGRLTGYWLETASDPTTAPGVAPVRGGRPDRVFPGLTRQLTAAGHDETYGPAAGAPTWRANPAVHGVVDGKGRFRALLPGSTTVTASRGAARGTLDLTVLGPLARIDSTVDRVGLTGAEGSALFGVVGYDAEGNTAPIEPADLKLDYDKDLLKIAPTADGNLAVTALRDTGSALVTVHVGRSSTVLPVTVGLTDVPVAGFDDAAAWKFSQARASGAVAPAAGRTGTGLKMTYDFSQSTGTRAAYADPPAWIEVAGQPQAFGMWIHGNGTGEWPSLHLHDAQDTQHVLRGPLITWTGWKYVEFAVPAGVQYPVRVRRFYVAETNAAAQYRSEVIIDDLVAKVPPTVDAPAEKPRTDRVVLRDGTVDGAPWRFAVLSDAQFVAANPDSDLVAQARRTLREVKAAKPDFLVINGDFVDTAYPADFALAKRLLDEELGGELPYYYVPGNHEIMGAPIANFRAAFGDTERTFDHKGTRFVTLNSSTGSLRGGGFDQVRMLREALDSAAGDPAVGSVVVLHHHPPRDPSPAKASQLGDRKEAALLEQWLADFQHRTGKGAAFVGGHVGTFHADRVDGVPYLINGNSGKNPSTPADQGGFTGWTEFGVDPVSPAEADRARRNPLVEGPRWVSAETHAHVDALTLTAPASVAVGAPATVTATVTQPGGRTVPVAAPVSADWSASPNVHVGSILGLKPWHVARFDPATGKLTALRPGAQVKLAVAVNGARAEATVTLTAAAAAPAA from the coding sequence ATGCGTACCCGCAGACGATCCGCCCGGCTCGCAGGCGTCCTGCTGCTGACGCCGCTGCTCACCCTGGCCGGCACCGTGCCGGCGAACGCCGGTGCGCCCGCTCCGGCCACCGACCCGTCCCTCACCGCCGCCGAGGACGCGCCGCGCGCCTCCTCGTACTCCGCAGGCTCCGTGACGCTCGCCGGCGATCCGGCCGCGAGCATGTCGGCCGCCGCGGCCCCGACCGGCGTGGAGCCGGCCGGCGGGCTGGAGACGGCGAAGACCACCCGCCCGGTCGCCCCGGGCCTCAACCTGACCTCCTTCGACCGGTACGACGCCGACGGCTGGCTGCGCGCGGACGCGCTGACCGCCGACCTCACCGGCGGCCTCACCGTGGACTACGTCAATTCCGGCGCGGTCAGCCGGGCCGAGCCGCTGCGCGGCGCCGTCGACGCGGCCCGTGCGGTTGCCGCCGTCAACGGCGACTTCTTCGACATCAACAACTCCGGTGCCGCCCAGGGGGTCGGCGTCCGCGACGGCCAACTGGTCCAGTCCGCGGTCAGCGGGCACCGCAACGCCGTCGCGATCACCACCGAGGGGCTCGGCCGGGTCATCGAGGTGAACTTTGACGGCACCGCGACCCTGCCGACCGGTCCGGTGACGCTGACCCAGTTCAACAACATGATCCAGGCGAACGGGATCGGCGTGTTCACCGCGCTCTGGGGGTCGTACACCCGGCAACGCGCGGTCGAGGGCGCCGCCCGCGTCACGGAGGTCACGGTGGTCGACGGCCGCGTCGCCACCGTCGCCGGGACGGCCGGAAGCGGGGCGGTCCCGGCCGGCACCACCGTGCTGCTCGGCCGCGACGCCGGCGCGGACGCCCTCGCCGGGCTGCGTCCCGGCGACGCGGTGACGGTCGCCTACCGGCCCAAGCCGGCCGACGGCAGCAACCTGCACGCGGCCGTCGGCGGCGGCAACGTGCTGGTCCGCGACGGGGTGGTGCAGAGCATCGCCGACGCGTCGCTGGCCCCGCGCACGTCCGTCGGCTTCTCCGCCGACGGCCGGCGCATGATCATGATGACTGTGGACGGTCGGCAGGTCGACAGCCGGGGCGTCACCCAGACCGAGATGGGCCGCATGATGGCCGAACTCGGCGCCCACCATGCCCTCAACCTCGACGGCGGCGGCTCCTCGACGCTGCTCGCCCGGGAACCGGGTGCGGCGGCCGTGCAGGTGGAGAACAGCCCGTCCGACGGCAGCGAGCGGGCCGTGCCCAACGGCCTGGCCATCTACGCGCCCAAGGGCAGCGGCCGGCTCACCGGGTACTGGCTGGAGACCGCCAGCGACCCGACCACCGCTCCCGGCGTCGCGCCGGTGCGCGGCGGCCGGCCCGACCGCGTCTTCCCCGGCCTGACCCGCCAGCTCACCGCCGCCGGCCACGACGAGACGTACGGCCCGGCGGCCGGCGCGCCGACGTGGCGGGCCAACCCGGCGGTGCACGGCGTCGTCGACGGCAAGGGCCGCTTCCGGGCCCTCCTGCCCGGAAGCACCACGGTCACCGCCTCGCGGGGCGCGGCCCGTGGCACCCTCGACCTGACCGTGCTCGGGCCGCTGGCCCGGATCGACTCCACGGTGGACCGGGTCGGCCTGACCGGTGCCGAGGGCAGCGCGCTGTTCGGCGTCGTCGGTTACGACGCCGAGGGCAACACCGCCCCCATCGAGCCGGCCGACCTGAAGCTCGACTACGACAAGGACCTGCTGAAGATCGCGCCGACCGCCGACGGCAACCTCGCCGTCACCGCCCTGCGGGACACCGGCTCGGCGCTGGTCACCGTCCACGTTGGCCGGAGCAGCACCGTCCTGCCGGTCACCGTCGGGCTGACCGACGTGCCGGTGGCCGGCTTCGACGACGCGGCGGCCTGGAAGTTCAGCCAGGCGCGGGCCAGCGGCGCGGTCGCGCCCGCGGCGGGCCGCACCGGCACGGGCCTGAAGATGACGTACGACTTCAGCCAGTCCACCGGCACCCGGGCCGCGTACGCGGACCCGCCCGCCTGGATCGAGGTCGCCGGCCAGCCGCAGGCGTTCGGCATGTGGATCCACGGCAACGGCACGGGGGAGTGGCCCAGCCTGCACCTGCACGACGCCCAGGACACCCAGCACGTGCTGCGCGGCCCGCTGATCACCTGGACGGGCTGGAAGTACGTCGAGTTCGCGGTCCCCGCCGGGGTGCAGTACCCGGTGCGGGTCCGCCGGTTCTACGTGGCGGAGACCAACGCCGCCGCGCAGTACCGCAGCGAGGTCATCATCGACGACCTGGTGGCGAAGGTGCCGCCGACGGTCGACGCGCCGGCCGAGAAGCCGCGCACCGACCGGGTGGTGCTGCGCGACGGCACGGTGGACGGGGCGCCCTGGCGCTTCGCCGTCCTGTCCGACGCGCAGTTCGTCGCGGCGAACCCGGACAGCGACCTGGTCGCCCAGGCCCGCCGTACGCTCCGCGAGGTCAAGGCCGCGAAGCCGGACTTCCTGGTGATCAACGGCGACTTCGTGGACACCGCCTACCCGGCGGACTTCGCGCTCGCCAAGCGGCTGCTGGACGAGGAACTCGGCGGGGAACTGCCGTACTACTACGTGCCCGGCAACCACGAGATCATGGGCGCCCCGATCGCCAACTTCCGGGCCGCCTTCGGTGACACCGAGCGGACCTTCGACCACAAGGGCACCCGGTTCGTCACGCTGAACTCGTCGACGGGTTCGCTGCGCGGCGGCGGCTTCGACCAGGTGCGGATGCTGCGCGAGGCGCTCGACTCGGCGGCCGGTGACCCGGCCGTCGGCTCGGTGGTCGTGCTGCACCACCACCCGCCGCGCGACCCCAGCCCGGCCAAGGCCAGCCAGCTCGGCGACCGGAAGGAGGCGGCGCTGCTGGAGCAGTGGCTGGCCGACTTCCAGCACCGCACCGGCAAGGGCGCCGCGTTCGTCGGCGGGCACGTCGGCACCTTCCACGCCGACCGGGTCGACGGGGTGCCGTACCTGATCAACGGCAACTCGGGCAAGAACCCCTCCACCCCCGCCGACCAGGGCGGCTTCACCGGGTGGACGGAGTTCGGGGTGGACCCGGTGAGCCCGGCCGAGGCCGACCGGGCCCGGCGCAACCCCCTCGTCGAGGGCCCACGCTGGGTCAGCGCCGAGACGCACGCACACGTCGACGCGCTCACGCTGACCGCCCCGGCCAGCGTCGCGGTCGGCGCCCCGGCGACGGTCACCGCCACGGTGACCCAGCCCGGCGGGCGTACGGTGCCGGTGGCGGCGCCGGTGAGCGCGGACTGGTCCGCCTCGCCGAACGTGCACGTCGGCTCGATCCTCGGGCTGAAGCCCTGGCACGTGGCCCGCTTCGACCCGGCCACCGGCAAGCTCACCGCCCTGCGCCCCGGCGCGCAGGTCAAGCTCGCCGTCGCGGTCAACGGCGCGCGGGCGGAGGCCACCGTCACCCTGACGGCCGCCGCCGCGGCTCCCGCCGCCTGA
- the rho gene encoding transcription termination factor Rho codes for MSDTTDVTSDVSNVAGDATTAAAPARRRRSGTGLSAMLLPELQSLAASLGISGTARMRKGELISAISERQGGATAGTPRPRAEAAAAPAREEAHAEVRESTERPAAGRRTAEQAPAEPAAAEAEPRGRTRRSRAATSEARAAEARPVEAREAEAARPAEVRPAETRADEAEAGERADRGRERGDRAERGDRAERGDRAERGDRAERGERTERGDRAERGERAERGDRAERGDRNERGDRAERADRGDRAERGDRAERGDRAERGERNERGDRGERAERGDRNERGERAERAERGGDRDRNERGDRGQRVERDNDGDDDESGGRRGRRSRFRDRRRGRGERAEGGDGGRDGRDGGRDGGREPQVGEDDVLVPVAGIIDVLDNYAFVRTTGYLAGPNDVYVSMSQIKKYGLRRGDAITGAVRASRDGEQRRDKYNPLVRLDTINGMEPDEAKRRPEFYKLTPLYPQERLRLETEPHILTTRVIDLVMPLGKGQRALIVSPPKAGKTMVLQAIANAITHNNPECHLMVVLVDERPEEVTDMQRSVKGEVIAATFDRPPQDHTTVAELAIERAKRLVELGHDVVVLLDSVTRLGRSYNLAAPASGRIMSGGIDSTALYPPKRFLGAARNIENGGSLTILATALVETGSMADTVIFEEFKGTGNAELKLDRKIADKRIFPAIDIHPSGTRKEEILLAPEELAIIHKLRKVLHSLDSQAALDLLLDKLKQTRTNIEFLMQIAKSTPGE; via the coding sequence TTGAGCGACACCACCGACGTGACGTCGGATGTTTCCAACGTCGCTGGCGATGCCACCACCGCCGCCGCCCCCGCCCGTCGTCGGCGTAGCGGCACCGGCCTGTCGGCGATGCTGCTGCCGGAGCTGCAGAGCCTGGCCGCGTCGCTCGGCATCTCGGGCACGGCCCGCATGCGTAAGGGCGAGCTGATCAGCGCGATCTCCGAGCGGCAGGGCGGCGCCACCGCCGGGACCCCTCGACCGCGGGCCGAGGCCGCTGCCGCTCCCGCCCGTGAAGAGGCCCACGCCGAGGTCCGCGAGAGCACCGAGCGGCCGGCGGCCGGGCGGCGTACCGCGGAGCAGGCTCCGGCGGAGCCGGCGGCTGCCGAGGCCGAGCCCCGTGGCCGGACCCGGCGCAGCCGGGCCGCCACCTCCGAGGCACGGGCCGCGGAGGCCCGTCCGGTGGAGGCTCGTGAGGCGGAGGCTGCCCGTCCGGCGGAGGTTCGTCCGGCGGAGACGCGCGCGGACGAGGCCGAGGCCGGCGAGCGTGCCGACCGCGGCCGTGAGCGCGGTGACCGCGCCGAGCGCGGCGACCGTGCCGAGCGCGGCGACCGTGCCGAGCGCGGCGACCGTGCCGAGCGCGGCGAGCGTACGGAGCGGGGCGACCGTGCCGAGCGCGGCGAGCGTGCGGAGCGGGGCGACCGTGCCGAGCGCGGCGACCGCAACGAGCGCGGTGACCGTGCCGAGCGTGCGGACCGCGGTGACCGCGCGGAGCGGGGTGACCGTGCCGAGCGCGGTGACCGTGCCGAGCGGGGCGAGCGCAACGAGCGGGGTGACCGCGGCGAACGTGCCGAGCGCGGTGACCGCAACGAGCGGGGCGAGCGTGCCGAGCGTGCCGAGCGGGGCGGCGACCGTGACCGCAACGAGCGCGGCGACCGGGGCCAGCGCGTCGAGCGTGACAACGACGGCGACGACGACGAGAGCGGTGGCCGGCGTGGCCGGCGCAGCCGGTTCCGGGACCGCCGCCGTGGCCGCGGTGAGCGCGCCGAGGGCGGCGACGGTGGCCGCGATGGCCGCGATGGCGGGCGCGACGGCGGGCGCGAGCCGCAGGTCGGCGAGGACGACGTGCTCGTCCCGGTGGCCGGCATCATCGACGTGCTCGACAACTACGCGTTCGTACGGACCACCGGCTACCTGGCCGGCCCGAACGACGTCTACGTCTCCATGTCGCAGATCAAGAAGTACGGCCTGCGGCGCGGCGACGCCATCACCGGTGCGGTGCGCGCCTCGCGCGACGGCGAGCAGCGGCGGGACAAGTACAACCCGCTGGTGCGGCTGGACACCATCAACGGGATGGAGCCGGACGAGGCGAAGCGCCGGCCGGAGTTCTACAAGCTCACCCCGCTCTACCCGCAGGAGCGCCTGCGGCTGGAGACCGAGCCGCACATCCTCACCACCCGGGTCATCGACCTGGTCATGCCGCTCGGCAAGGGCCAGCGCGCGCTGATCGTGTCGCCGCCGAAGGCGGGTAAGACGATGGTGCTCCAGGCCATCGCGAACGCGATCACGCACAACAACCCGGAGTGCCACCTGATGGTGGTGCTGGTGGACGAGCGGCCCGAAGAGGTCACCGACATGCAGCGGTCGGTGAAGGGTGAGGTCATCGCGGCGACGTTCGACCGTCCGCCGCAGGACCACACCACGGTGGCCGAGCTGGCGATCGAGCGGGCGAAGCGCCTGGTCGAGCTGGGCCACGACGTGGTCGTGCTGCTCGACTCGGTGACCCGCCTCGGTCGGTCGTACAACCTGGCGGCGCCGGCCAGCGGCCGGATCATGTCGGGTGGTATCGACTCCACCGCGCTCTACCCGCCGAAGCGTTTCCTGGGTGCGGCCCGCAACATCGAGAACGGCGGCTCGCTGACCATCCTCGCCACCGCGCTGGTGGAGACCGGGTCCATGGCGGACACGGTCATCTTCGAGGAGTTCAAGGGCACCGGCAACGCGGAGCTGAAGCTGGACCGGAAGATCGCCGACAAGCGCATCTTCCCGGCCATCGACATCCACCCGTCCGGCACGCGCAAGGAGGAGATCCTGCTCGCGCCGGAGGAGCTGGCCATCATCCACAAGCTCCGGAAGGTCCTGCACTCGCTGGACTCGCAGGCGGCGCTGGACCTGCTGCTGGACAAGCTCAAGCAGACCCGCACCAACATCGAGTTCCTGATGCAGATCGCCAAGTCGACGCCGGGGGAGTGA
- the thrB gene encoding homoserine kinase produces the protein MPTNFISGPVRVRVPATSANLGPGFDALGLALALHDDVAAEVTAGGVTVTVAGQGAGELPADDRHLVVRAMRAAFDGLGGQPPGLAVECVNRIPQARGLGSSSAAIVAGVLLARALVTDGETRLDDAAALRLAAEIEGHPDNVAPCLLGGFTLAWTEPSGARAVSLPVADGVRPTVFVPAERGLTATARAALPATVPHGDAALNAGRAALLVHALTADPNLLLPATVDRLHQDYRADGMPGSAALVKALREAGVAAVVSGAGPTVLALTGPPEGFDPGTGWEVWRLDPDGRGAQVARGRLGHAERDPVAAGRKS, from the coding sequence GTGCCGACGAACTTCATCTCCGGCCCGGTCCGGGTCCGGGTCCCCGCCACCAGCGCCAACCTGGGGCCGGGGTTCGACGCCCTGGGGCTCGCCCTGGCGCTGCACGACGACGTGGCCGCCGAGGTGACGGCGGGGGGCGTCACGGTGACCGTGGCCGGGCAGGGCGCCGGGGAGTTGCCGGCCGACGACCGGCACCTGGTCGTCCGCGCCATGCGGGCGGCCTTCGACGGGCTCGGCGGGCAGCCGCCCGGGCTGGCGGTGGAGTGCGTCAACCGCATCCCGCAGGCCCGTGGGCTGGGTTCCTCGTCCGCGGCGATCGTCGCCGGCGTGCTGCTGGCCCGTGCGCTGGTCACCGACGGCGAGACCCGGCTCGACGACGCCGCCGCGCTGCGCCTCGCCGCCGAGATCGAGGGCCATCCGGACAACGTGGCGCCGTGCCTGCTCGGCGGCTTCACCCTGGCCTGGACGGAGCCCTCCGGCGCCCGGGCGGTGTCGCTGCCGGTCGCCGACGGCGTACGCCCGACGGTCTTCGTGCCGGCGGAGCGTGGCCTGACGGCCACCGCGCGGGCCGCGCTGCCGGCCACCGTGCCCCACGGCGACGCGGCGCTGAACGCGGGCCGCGCCGCGCTGCTGGTGCACGCGCTGACCGCCGACCCGAATCTGCTGCTGCCGGCCACGGTCGACCGGCTGCACCAGGACTACCGCGCCGACGGCATGCCGGGCAGCGCCGCCCTGGTGAAAGCGCTGCGTGAGGCCGGTGTGGCCGCCGTGGTCAGTGGTGCGGGCCCGACCGTCCTGGCCCTGACCGGCCCGCCCGAGGGCTTCGACCCGGGAACAGGCTGGGAGGTCTGGCGGTTGGATCCAGACGGGCGCGGAGCACAGGTTGCCCGGGGTAGACTGGGACACGCAGAGCGGGACCCTGTTGCCGCAGGTCGGAAGAGTTGA